The window TATTCCCAGAGTTGTCAAGCCACCGGGTTGGCTTGAAATCTTGCGCATCTGCGCCCCAGATGTTGGGGTTAGAGTGAATACTTTGCTGTGAGACGAAAACATCCATCGGGGGCGTGAGGACGTGCTGTGTGCCGTCTGAATCAACTAGTGTCTGTGTTTCGCTGATTGACCGGGTTGAGTGCAGCACGGGCGTGAAGTGGCGTAGTGTTTCGAACTGTAGGGGTCGCTAAGCATTGCATTCAATCAAATTGGAAACGATGAAAACATACCATGATAGCAAGGGTGCGCTGGCACTTGGGAAATGTTTCCTCGTACTTCCATTGTGAGATATCCGGGAGCGCGGCAAGTTCCTCACGCACCCAGTCCTGCCATTCCGGATATGTCGCCAAAAGACACACCGCGTAGCCCATAGTATTAGCCGTGGTGTCGAACCCGGCGACACTGAACACAAAGAGGTTGCCACTGATCTCGTCTTCACTCAGAGTCAGGGCCGGTTTGGCATCGGTGCCTTGATCTGAAAACTGCACCAGGGAGCTGAGGAAATTATTTCGAGGGCCGGATTCGTGCTCGGCGGCTTTTCGTTCGTCATTCAACATGTCTTTGGTGTATTGGCCGATTCTCTCCAAATGGTGACCCAAAGCTTGACGAGCCAGCGGCATGAATGACATCTGCAGGAACTTGTGCGGCAAGAAAGCGGCGTCCGGAAGCATATCCGTAATCAGGGCCATTGCACTGAAATACCCTGCTCGTCCATTCAATTCTTTCTTGGAGTGAATTGGAAGCTCGGGGAGCCAGGGCTGAGCTTGGCCATATCCTGCTTGGCCGAGTACATTGATAGCAAGGCAGCGCAGACCGCTCAATGTTTGAGAACCAGGCCGTTGAGACAGATAGTCGAGCATCTCCTGTGCTTGCTCACAACTTTCATTCCACACTGCCTCGCTGATCCTCTCATTCAGGTTGGGTGCCACGATGCGCCGTTGTCGTTGCCTGTCATCCCACATGAGCATAAGAGTACACCTTGAACCAAAGCGAAAATCACGTACCAGTCGTCGCCATTTGCCTGACATCGTCAATAAATGAATTCCTGTGACAAGAAAAAGCAACTTACCTGGAGCACATTAGATCCTAAAAACCCCATGACGCGCTTTATAATCGGCGCCTGTACAAAGTCCTTCCTTCGCTGCAGCACGATACTGCCGAGTGCAGGATCGCCAACCCTGCCCCTGTATTAGGACCAAACACACAATATCTTCCTGCTATGGGGGCATACCACAAGGCACAGTGGTTCAGTGTGACTAGGACAAACGCTGGTCCCAGTCGCTGATGCATCTCCGCTTTCCTGCGAAACTCCCAACCGACCGACACAATGTCTATCCGATCGTAAATCCATTTTGGCAGACATTTCTCGAAGTACGGTCGCAGGATAGGATTCAGAATCAACCACGGCACGGTCCTGGTCTGGATAGGGACAATGTAGACTGGGAACCCGCTGCGACGGCCAATGATGTAGAGTCTCAGGAAGGTAACCAAGGTATACAGAGCCCATATCAGAGCCAGAAGGGTTGCGACGTATCTAATGGTCAGCTCCATTTTTGATCGAGGGTATTGTTGGCCACGGCCACAAAAATGATGATGTATTCCTCGAGGGGAAGCTCAGGCATAAGAATGCAGACAGAGCCATAGATCAACATGTGATCAATCCGAGAACGAACCCGAGAACGAGCTCGCTAAGGCACAGATCGGGGATTTCGCTGATCCATCGGCCCCGCTGTCTTCCCAGAGAATGTGGCCTGTATTCTCAGATTATCCTCCAGGCATAACTCATGTTGTGAGCACTAGTGGAGTTTCCCACGTTCTTGTTTATTTGTTGTCTATGTTGCTAGAAATTGGGTTTCCATCGAGCAAAAACTACGTCACGGCAAACGCCAAAGGATTTAGCCGAAGTGGGGAAGTCTGGCAGGCACCTACTAGCGAATGGCCTTGAGTGTACGCGATCAAAAGGACAGTATTGAGACTGTTTGACTACAATTGAGTCCTCCTATTTTACCGTATAAGTCGGAATAATCACCTGCAAAATGGCCGTCGGCTGCTGTTGTCGCGTTTAGGCGGTTTAGGCGTCCATCAAGGTTTGACAGCTTTCCCCGCAGCCTTACATATTAGCTTGTGTGGATTCGTCGGATTCCTGCCAGTTGGTGGGCTTGTTCCCCTCCCCAACCTGAATCGCCTTTTGTTTCGTTTCGCGCAAGATGCTCGGTCGGCAAGACGATAGCCCGATCTAGCTTATATGGCAGTCCGCGGTGGCGGCCTCGGACCATCATCGCACATACAACAAGTTTACTGAATGTGGTAAACTGCCCACTGAGAGACGTGCTGACGGTCGGATAACCCAGACTGAGCCCGACATTGCCACTAGATGAAAGTGAGTAAGATGTTGATCTTTAATACCTTTTGTATCACATCAAGAGATACGTACTATGCGGAGACCACCTCAAAGAACACCGAAAAGACAGAAAACGCCTGTCAACATTAGCTGCAATGCCCAGATTAGAGTTTATACTGGAGCTAACCGGATCTGAATTATCCATGATtctctcggcctcggcgacgCAGATGCAGAATATGCCAAGGAAGATATACCACAGGTCAAAGGTGAGCTGATTGCGGAGGTGGTCTAGAAGATAGGATCGACTGTCGCTCTCATCGATCTCGCTCGCGAGCGAATAGATCCCGAGCGCCTTTTCTTCAAAGACGTTTGAGGCTCGGACACTGAGTGCAATGGGGAATATAGAAATAtacatcatcaccaccaaaCTGAACTGCACTGCCGGATTCACATCTGCCAAGTTGAAGATCGAGGTTCCGGTATGTCGGGAAGAAGCAGCCTGGAAGATTGCGGCAATGATGCGTTGACCGAGAGGAAGATGGTTGACTGCTGAATTACGCAAGTCTAGTACGAGGATAAGGACAACATCAATGAGGTTCATGGTGACCAGTGTGCCAAACAGAAGCCATGTGGGTTGGCTCGGGAATAATAGTGTGTAGCAACGTCGGGGATGAGATAGTAAAAAGCCGAGGGATTCTTTGCGAGATGAGTACTCCGGGCATAGTTTGAACATGATCCAGATGACCAGTCGGAGTAGGCATGGGTAACAAGTGTTCCCTGCATAGGCCAGAAAGCTCatgagaaggagagggtaGGTGGCATCTTGGAAATGGATCATCGAGTCTGGGGTCAGGGTAAACCCAAGATTGTTAACCATTGTTTGGGCCGAGTAAATTCCCCTGTATAATCCCTTTACCTTAGCGCTGATTGCTTAGAATCGGGAAAGAACTCACCACCAGACTTTCCCCTGGCCACATTCTGCAAGATATTCATGGTAATTTGGACTAGCATGCTGCATCCAAGAAACGAGACAAATTGCACCAAAAACGTGAAGGCCAATGAAGTAACCTGTCTATTTGTTACTTAACTGATGGTGCGTTCATCATTGAGACTGGAGATACCAATAACGATTTTAAGCAACAACTTCAAGCTGCGATATTCAATCCCACCAAGCTTCTCTCGGTCCTCATCAGTCAATTTATAAAACTGTGAATTTCGATCTAGAGTAGCATGAGCAGAGAGCATTGACAGATAGTTTGTCTGGGATCGTGATATTCCGTGTGAAGATCGAGGTCGGGAGATTTGGCTGCGAGTGCGAGTTATACCTAGTACGAACATCATAGATGCGGCTCGTTCCAGTGATAAGGTTGTCGAAATCAGCCGGTCAGACCATGGAAACGTGACTGACCACGTagctggatgatgagacCTAAGAGATTCTGATTTTGTCGGCTTTGCCCACATAGACACGGTGATGGCAATTTACCTTCATCGCTATGATCATCAACTTCCAGGAGAGGGCTTCCTATTCAAGGAAATGAGACAACAAGATTAGATTCACCGGACTTGACAGACTGACCTCTGTCACGTTTCCAAGGGGGAGGTATGTATAGAGCCTTGGCTTGGTCACTATGCTCTCGTGGACGTGGGTCGTCTGCGAACTGAATGCTTGCACCAGTGTTCGAGTTAAACCCCTGTCCTGCTCCTACATCGTTGGCGTACGACCGGTTCTCACTGGCGCTGTTTCTAGAACTGTCAGCAACTCTGTTTGATTCTTCTGTCATCATCGATATGCATACCCCGCCTGGCTGGTTGTGCCATAGTCCCTAGTTCTGGAAGAACCACCTTCGCCAGTATTCTCGCAAACGCGACCGTTAATGAGAACGGAATTTATCGCATTCTTGCCCCCTGACTGTTCGATATCTGCCTCCACATTGCTTGCTGCACTTTGATCTTTGGAGTGATCCCTTCTCAGAAGACTCGGTGCTGTGCAATCGGATAAAATAAGTACggacaggaagaaaaaggaacagTATGCTGTATCATACCAATTTCTTCCAGATGTTTCTCAAACCACCATAATCGCACAACAACAACCGCAATATTAATGAACATCAAATTGCCCAGTGTAGGGATGACATAAAGATAAACCTGTTGGTATGTCTTCAGAGCCTTGAGATCGATGCTACTCAAGGAAGTATTATTAGCCAGTGGGAAGCTCTACCGGATGCAACAGCTTGTGGAACTAACGTATTCATTCCTGACTCCGTAGCAGCGCTGGCACCGAAGAAATAGGCATCAATGGCCCGTATGTTGCCATTGGGATAGAGGATAAGCAAACTCGAAAGACTGAGAGCAATGATCCAAGCATCTGATTCAAATTTAGCCAGAGATAAGATATGTGAGCTAATTGGTTGCGCTGACAATGTAAAGCGAGAAAATTCAAAGAGGGCTGCCACATCGCAGGCGGTTCAAGACAGCTGACAAGGGGCGAAGAAGGAATCAATATGAGCAATGATTCTGTCTTAAATGCCCAACGCCTGGATTGATTCCTAAAATTTCCCTCATACATAGAATGGAATGTCTGGTGATATGCTTGTGTGAGTGTTGCGTTGCGGGATTTGCAAGGCCCAATCATGGTTGCATGCGATCTCGCTAAAAGCATGAGAGTTAACGTGCTCAATTAGCGAAATGACTTTCTATCGATTGGCAATTTCATAATCAGAACAATAGAAcaagcaaaaaaaaaagggtattTATCACAATAACCTCCTTGTGACCTTCCCCTATATCTTCGCAGCCATATTGGCCCGCTTCCACATCTTAATCCGCCGCTCGTGGCCCGCGTTAAAGACATCTACCCACTTCTGATCAAACGGTGGCAATCGTCGCCCAGGCGTCCCATCGCGTGGCTCCCCAGCAAGGGAACGCATGCCCTCAAAGTATGCTTTGAATTCGGGGTTGAGCATGGTGAATGCCGGACCATCTCCCTTGTGCGAAATGCGGTCATCCTCCCATTTCTTTTGCTCTGCAACAGAGGGCAGTGCTGCCCGGCCGGCCAGGACACGCGCAGCGGCGACGGCTTGCCATTCAAATACTTTAAAAGTCAAACCAGCACCGACCTAATAGATTTGGTTAGATGCTTCACTCTCTGCGCAGAAAAAAGTAGAGGTAACGTACAGCGCCTACGAAAATCAGTGTAGGGTCATGTCGGTAAAAGACATGTTGATACAGATCAGGAACACGATTGTTTCGCGTTAATACCTGAGGCAAAAAAGGCAGGCTCCATGTAAAACCGGTGCCGAAAATGATGTGATCCACGTCCTTTTCGCAGGTGCCGTCCTCGAAATGCACCGTGCGGTCCCCGCTGTGGTTGCTCGTGATGTGCGTAATTGGGGCCCGTCGTAGGATCTC of the Penicillium psychrofluorescens genome assembly, chromosome: 1 genome contains:
- a CDS encoding uncharacterized protein (ID:PFLUO_000469-T1.cds;~source:funannotate), with the translated sequence MELTIRYVATLLALIWALYTLVTFLRLYIIGRRSGFPVYIVPIQTRTVPWLILNPILRPYFEKCLPKWIYDRIDIVSVGWEFRRKAEMHQRLGPAFVLVTLNHCALWVGDPALGSIVLQRRKDFVQAPIIKRVMGFLGSNVLQANGDDWQRQRRIVAPNLNERISEAVWNESCEQAQEMLDYLSQRPGSQTLSGLRCLAINVLGQAGYGQAQPWLPELPIHSKKELNGRAGYFSAMALITDMLPDAAFLPHKFLQMSFMPLARQALGHHLERIGQYTKDMLNDERKAAEHESGPRNNFLSSLVQFSDQGTDAKPALTLSEDEISGNLFVFSVAGFDTTANTMGYAVCLLATYPEWQDWVREELAALPDISQWKYEETFPKCQRTLAIMFETLRHFTPVLHSTRSISETQTLVDSDGTQHVLTPPMDVFVSQQSIHSNPNIWGADAQDFKPTRWLDNSGNIITPPKGTFIPWSGGPRVCPGMKMSQVEFVAAMAVLFRSGRCEPVTEGGMSLEQSRKALHGVLYHESISKVTMQVKNPTKVNLAWYREI